Proteins encoded within one genomic window of Sphingosinicella ginsenosidimutans:
- the aguB gene encoding N-carbamoylputrescine amidase: MSKLTVAALQLGFTDDMAENIRRVSELVREAAGKGAKVVLPPELFEGPYFCRIEDEGLFANARPTAEHPAVLAMQSLAAELEITIPTSFFEADGPHHYNSLAMIGPDGKVMGVYRKSHIPDGPGYEEKFYFRPGNTGFKTWPTPQATLGVGVCWDQWYPETARSLMLMGAEVLFYPTAIGTEPHDPDLDTSRLWRRAMIGHAVSNVVPVVAANRIGDEHGQVFYGHSFICDERGDIIAEFGATETGVLTATLDLAAAKRHRAAFGFFRDRRPELYGRLTQDI; encoded by the coding sequence ATGTCTAAGCTCACTGTCGCTGCCCTCCAGCTCGGCTTCACCGACGACATGGCGGAGAATATCCGGCGCGTCTCCGAGCTCGTCCGCGAGGCGGCGGGCAAGGGCGCGAAGGTCGTCCTGCCGCCGGAGCTGTTCGAAGGCCCCTATTTCTGCCGGATCGAGGATGAGGGCCTGTTCGCCAATGCGCGGCCGACCGCCGAGCATCCGGCCGTGCTTGCGATGCAAAGCCTTGCCGCCGAGCTCGAAATCACCATCCCGACCAGCTTCTTCGAGGCGGACGGGCCGCATCATTACAACAGCCTCGCGATGATCGGCCCCGACGGGAAGGTCATGGGCGTCTATCGCAAGAGCCACATTCCCGACGGCCCGGGCTATGAGGAGAAATTCTATTTCCGCCCCGGCAATACCGGCTTCAAGACCTGGCCCACGCCGCAAGCGACGCTCGGCGTCGGCGTCTGCTGGGACCAATGGTATCCGGAAACCGCGCGCAGCCTGATGCTGATGGGCGCGGAGGTACTCTTCTATCCGACCGCGATCGGCACCGAGCCGCACGATCCCGATCTCGACACGTCGCGGCTCTGGCGCCGGGCGATGATCGGCCATGCCGTCTCGAACGTCGTCCCGGTCGTCGCCGCCAACCGGATCGGCGACGAGCACGGCCAGGTCTTCTACGGCCACAGCTTCATCTGCGACGAGCGCGGCGACATCATCGCCGAATTCGGCGCGACCGAGACCGGCGTGCTGACCGCCACCCTCGACCTCGCTGCCGCCAAGCGCCACCGCGCCGCCTTCGGCTTCTTCCGCGACCGCCGGCCCGAGCTTTACGGACGGCTTACGCAGGACATCTGA
- a CDS encoding agmatine deiminase family protein, which translates to MVLRQPPEWAPHEAVWIGFPSHADLWEDDLGPARDEVAAFARAVHADGAGEEVRLVAADEDAAAAARNLAPFATVLVEPFGDIWLRDTGPIILGRDGSRRAARFGFNGWGGKYELAGDDSIGARLAETIGLAPDAHDWILEGGAIDVDGTGLAVTTEQCLLNPNRNPGLDKAAIEARLAADLGIDRLLWLGEGLINDHTDGHVDNLARFVAEGVLAIPEPAAGDPNAAVYADAKARAEAFGVKVVPLPSPGRIERDGEIVPASHMNFYIGNAAVVVPLYGGASDTAAVAAVDALFPGRKAVGLRADHVLTGGGSFHCISQQVPK; encoded by the coding sequence GTGGTGCTTCGCCAGCCCCCCGAATGGGCGCCGCACGAGGCGGTGTGGATCGGGTTTCCGAGCCATGCCGACCTGTGGGAGGACGATCTCGGCCCGGCGCGGGACGAGGTCGCGGCCTTCGCGCGCGCGGTCCATGCCGACGGGGCGGGCGAGGAGGTGCGGCTGGTCGCGGCGGACGAGGACGCCGCGGCGGCGGCGCGCAATCTGGCGCCGTTCGCGACAGTGCTGGTCGAGCCGTTCGGCGACATCTGGCTGCGCGATACCGGGCCGATCATCCTCGGCCGCGACGGATCGCGGCGCGCCGCGCGCTTCGGGTTCAACGGCTGGGGCGGCAAATATGAACTGGCGGGCGACGACAGCATCGGCGCGCGGCTGGCCGAGACGATCGGGCTCGCGCCGGACGCGCACGACTGGATCCTGGAGGGCGGCGCGATCGACGTCGACGGAACCGGGCTTGCCGTCACCACCGAGCAATGCCTGCTCAACCCGAACCGCAATCCTGGGCTGGACAAGGCGGCGATCGAGGCGCGCCTTGCGGCCGATCTCGGCATCGATCGGCTGCTGTGGCTCGGCGAGGGGCTGATCAACGACCATACGGACGGCCATGTCGACAATCTCGCCCGCTTCGTTGCGGAAGGCGTGCTGGCGATCCCGGAGCCGGCGGCAGGCGATCCCAACGCCGCCGTCTATGCCGATGCGAAGGCGCGCGCCGAGGCATTCGGGGTGAAGGTCGTCCCCCTCCCCTCGCCCGGCCGGATCGAGCGGGATGGCGAAATCGTCCCGGCCTCCCATATGAACTTCTACATCGGCAATGCGGCGGTGGTCGTGCCGCTCTATGGCGGCGCGAGCGACACGGCGGCGGTCGCGGCAGTGGACGCATTGTTCCCGGGGCGCAAGGCGGTGGGCCTGCGCGCCGATCATGTGCTCACCGGCGGCGGCAGCTTCCACTGCATCAGCCAGCAAGTGCCGAAATAG
- a CDS encoding M28 family metallopeptidase, producing MTFRLFLPAALALIAVAPAFAQTAAPQISVDTLKEVDRTLSSDEYEGRAPTTHGEELTINYIRQRFEQAGLQPGNHGNWFQDVPLAENTASPTPLAISGGREPLTFTYRTDFVANTYRLATHTGVENSDVVFVGYGINAPELGWNDYAGIDVRGKTVVVLVNDPDWQSQSLDGPFHGRAMTYYGRWTYKYEEAARQGAAAVFIVHQTEPAAYGWNVVQSSWTGAQYNTDDPNNHEDQSQVIGWLTHDAAERLFTAAGQSLDQLERAAGQRGFRAVPLGVRATIGLDNQIRRSTSHNVVGILPGTTHPDQYVIYSAHWDHLGRCDADATGDDICNGALDNASGTAGLIALAEAYTRAGAAGRSVIFLAVTGEESGLLGSQYYAEHPIYPLARTAGGVNMDGLNIFGLTRDLVVTGRGKSQLDEYLQRAADARHLTVRDEPNPEAGYYYRSDHFSFAKLGVPMLDAGSGQDLVNGGTAAGRAAADDYRLHRYHQPSDEYDPNWDWSGAIRDLGIYYEIGRAIADSTDWPNWYEGDEFRAIRDRTAAERR from the coding sequence ATGACCTTCCGCCTTTTCCTTCCCGCCGCGCTCGCGCTAATCGCCGTCGCGCCCGCATTCGCCCAGACCGCGGCGCCGCAAATTTCCGTCGACACGCTGAAGGAGGTCGATCGCACCCTTTCGTCCGACGAATATGAGGGGCGCGCGCCAACGACGCACGGAGAGGAGCTGACGATCAACTATATCCGCCAGCGCTTCGAGCAGGCGGGGCTGCAGCCGGGCAATCACGGCAACTGGTTCCAGGATGTGCCGCTGGCCGAGAATACGGCCTCGCCGACGCCGCTTGCGATCAGCGGCGGCCGCGAGCCGCTCACCTTCACCTATCGCACCGACTTCGTCGCCAACACCTATCGCCTCGCCACGCACACCGGGGTCGAGAACAGCGATGTCGTCTTCGTCGGCTATGGAATCAACGCGCCCGAACTGGGCTGGAACGATTATGCGGGGATCGACGTCCGCGGAAAGACAGTGGTCGTGCTGGTCAACGATCCCGACTGGCAGTCGCAATCGCTGGACGGCCCGTTCCACGGCCGCGCGATGACCTATTATGGCCGCTGGACCTACAAATATGAGGAAGCGGCGCGGCAGGGCGCGGCAGCCGTCTTCATCGTCCACCAGACCGAGCCGGCGGCCTATGGCTGGAACGTCGTCCAATCCTCCTGGACCGGCGCGCAGTACAATACCGACGATCCGAACAACCATGAAGACCAGAGCCAGGTGATCGGCTGGCTCACCCATGACGCCGCCGAACGTCTGTTCACGGCCGCCGGCCAGTCGCTCGACCAGCTCGAGCGCGCCGCGGGCCAGCGCGGCTTCCGCGCGGTCCCGCTCGGCGTGCGCGCGACGATCGGCCTCGACAATCAGATCCGCCGTTCGACCAGCCACAATGTGGTCGGCATCCTGCCCGGCACGACGCACCCCGACCAATATGTGATCTATTCGGCGCACTGGGACCATCTGGGCCGCTGCGACGCCGATGCGACGGGCGACGACATCTGCAACGGCGCGCTCGACAATGCGAGCGGCACCGCGGGGCTGATCGCGCTTGCGGAGGCCTACACCCGCGCCGGCGCGGCAGGCCGAAGCGTCATCTTCCTGGCCGTCACCGGCGAGGAATCCGGGCTGCTCGGATCGCAATATTATGCCGAGCACCCGATCTATCCGCTCGCCCGCACCGCCGGCGGCGTCAACATGGACGGGCTCAACATCTTCGGCCTGACCCGCGATCTCGTCGTCACCGGGCGCGGCAAATCGCAGCTGGACGAATATCTCCAGCGCGCCGCCGACGCGCGCCACCTCACCGTCCGCGACGAGCCCAATCCGGAGGCCGGCTATTATTACCGGTCCGATCATTTCAGCTTCGCCAAGCTCGGCGTGCCGATGCTCGACGCGGGGAGCGGCCAGGATCTCGTCAATGGCGGCACCGCCGCCGGCCGCGCGGCGGCCGACGATTACCGGCTCCACCGCTATCACCAGCCGAGCGACGAATATGATCCCAACTGGGATTGGTCCGGCGCGATCCGCGATCTCGGCATCTATTACGAGATCGGCCGCGCGATCGCCGATTCGACCGACTGGCCGAACTGGTATGAAGGCGACGAATTCCGCGCGATCCGTGACCGCACGGCGGCGGAGCGGCGGTAA
- a CDS encoding alpha/beta hydrolase family protein produces the protein MKKTILGAAAAILCAVDPLHMAAIAATAQTASAAVQFGARENVEYIDISPDGHHVVYLQAGPGRATYVFLADLDQGGESRLVVRSDGNPERLRWCNFVTNDRLICQMSAVDFSGIVALPFTRLISIDTTGQNLKLLGQQSSFYDSRVRQFDGEIVDWSGGEDGTVLMSRSYVPEAGRTGSHISRTSDGIGVDRIDVRTLRATRVEAPNPTASFYMSDGRGVVRVMATRAMRGATGQLGATVDFRYRADGSERWQTLGSWDTRTGAGLYPLAVDRDLDAVYVLQKLNGRLALYRVKLDGSMASELVYANEHVDVDDVVRSSRGLRVIGVTFAEAERRTVYFDQDYAALARNLGHAIPNLPLIDFGSASADGNRILVHAGSDSDPGRYYVYDRATRRLNEIMLARPELENVALSQVRSISYPAADGSQIPGYLTLPPGREDARGLPAVILPHGGPSARDEWGFDWLAQYLAHQGYAVLQANYRGSAGYGDDWLRQNGFQGWRTSIGDITAGARWLAQQGIADPNRLAILGWSYGGYAALQAGATEPGLFKAIVAIAPVTDLQQAKDDVADYTDARNVAEFIGSGPHVAEGSPLRHADAIVAPVLLFHGDHDLNVRVIHSQRMDAALRAAGHQSELTVFPGLEHDLADSTARAQMLGRIGAFLDANLHRQ, from the coding sequence ATGAAAAAGACCATTCTTGGCGCGGCGGCGGCAATTCTTTGCGCGGTCGATCCGCTGCATATGGCGGCAATCGCCGCAACGGCCCAGACCGCGAGCGCAGCAGTCCAATTCGGGGCGCGCGAAAATGTCGAATATATCGATATCTCGCCCGACGGCCATCATGTCGTCTATCTTCAGGCCGGGCCCGGCCGCGCGACCTACGTGTTCCTCGCGGATCTCGACCAAGGCGGGGAATCGCGGCTGGTCGTCCGCTCGGACGGCAATCCGGAGCGATTGCGCTGGTGCAATTTCGTCACCAACGATCGATTGATCTGCCAGATGAGCGCCGTTGACTTCAGCGGGATCGTCGCGCTTCCCTTCACGCGCCTGATTTCCATCGATACGACGGGCCAGAATCTGAAGTTGCTGGGCCAGCAAAGCTCCTTCTACGACTCCCGCGTCCGCCAGTTCGACGGCGAGATCGTCGATTGGAGCGGCGGCGAGGACGGCACCGTGCTGATGAGCCGCAGCTACGTGCCCGAGGCGGGGCGGACCGGCTCGCACATCTCGCGCACGAGCGACGGCATCGGGGTGGACCGGATCGACGTGCGGACCTTGCGCGCGACGCGGGTCGAGGCCCCGAACCCGACCGCCAGCTTCTACATGAGCGACGGCCGCGGGGTCGTGCGCGTCATGGCCACGCGTGCGATGCGCGGGGCGACAGGCCAGCTCGGCGCGACCGTCGATTTCAGGTACCGCGCCGACGGCAGCGAGCGCTGGCAGACGCTTGGCAGCTGGGACACACGCACCGGCGCCGGCCTGTATCCGCTCGCCGTCGATCGCGATCTCGATGCGGTCTATGTGCTGCAGAAGCTCAACGGCCGGCTCGCGCTCTATCGGGTCAAGCTGGACGGATCGATGGCGAGCGAGCTCGTCTATGCGAACGAGCATGTCGACGTTGACGACGTCGTCCGATCGAGCCGGGGTTTGCGGGTCATCGGCGTCACCTTCGCGGAAGCGGAGCGCCGGACCGTCTATTTCGATCAGGATTATGCGGCGCTCGCGCGCAACCTGGGCCACGCCATCCCGAACCTTCCGTTGATCGATTTCGGCAGCGCCAGCGCGGACGGAAACCGGATTCTGGTTCACGCCGGCTCCGATTCCGATCCGGGCCGCTATTATGTCTACGACCGCGCCACCCGCCGGCTGAACGAGATCATGCTCGCCCGGCCAGAGCTTGAGAACGTCGCGCTCTCGCAGGTTCGGTCGATTTCCTATCCCGCAGCCGACGGAAGCCAGATTCCGGGTTACCTGACGCTTCCGCCGGGGCGGGAGGATGCGCGCGGACTTCCGGCGGTGATCCTGCCGCATGGCGGCCCTTCGGCCCGCGACGAATGGGGTTTCGACTGGCTTGCCCAATATCTCGCGCACCAGGGCTATGCGGTCCTCCAGGCCAATTATCGAGGCTCCGCCGGCTATGGCGACGACTGGCTCAGGCAGAACGGCTTTCAGGGATGGCGCACGTCGATCGGCGACATCACCGCCGGCGCGCGCTGGCTGGCGCAGCAGGGCATCGCCGATCCGAACCGGCTCGCGATCCTTGGCTGGTCCTATGGCGGCTATGCCGCGCTGCAGGCCGGCGCGACCGAGCCCGGCCTGTTCAAGGCGATCGTCGCGATCGCCCCGGTCACCGATCTCCAGCAGGCGAAGGACGATGTCGCCGATTATACCGACGCGCGCAATGTCGCCGAATTCATCGGCTCGGGCCCGCATGTGGCGGAGGGCTCTCCGTTGCGGCACGCCGATGCGATCGTCGCCCCGGTATTGCTGTTCCACGGCGATCACGATCTGAACGTGCGCGTCATCCATTCGCAGCGCATGGATGCGGCGCTGCGCGCCGCCGGCCACCAGAGCGAACTGACGGTCTTCCCGGGCCTTGAGCACGATCTCGCCGATTCGACGGCGCGCGCGCAGATGCTCGGGCGGATCGGCGCGTTTCTCGACGCCAATCTCCACCGCCAATGA
- the rpsD gene encoding 30S ribosomal protein S4 — translation MSKRSSAKYKLDRRMGENVFGRPKSPVNKREYGPGQHGQRRKGKLSDFGIQLRAKQKLKGYYGDVTEKQFKRAYSEAARMKGDTGQNLIGLLERRLDAVVYRAKFAPTIWAARQLVSHGHVRVNGVKCNIASRRIDVGDEITLGAKAQEMALVLEAQGLAERDIPDYVVPDGAAKVTFTRVPTLDEVPYPVRMEPNLVVEFYSR, via the coding sequence ATGTCGAAGCGCTCAAGCGCCAAGTACAAGCTCGACCGCCGGATGGGCGAGAACGTCTTCGGACGCCCCAAGAGCCCGGTCAACAAGCGCGAATATGGCCCCGGCCAGCACGGCCAGCGCCGCAAGGGCAAGCTTTCGGATTTCGGCATCCAGCTGCGCGCCAAGCAGAAGCTCAAGGGCTATTATGGCGACGTGACCGAAAAGCAGTTCAAGCGCGCCTATAGCGAGGCCGCGCGGATGAAGGGCGATACCGGCCAGAACCTGATCGGCCTGCTCGAGCGCCGGCTCGACGCCGTCGTCTATCGCGCCAAGTTCGCGCCGACCATCTGGGCCGCGCGCCAGCTCGTCAGCCACGGCCACGTCCGCGTCAACGGCGTGAAGTGCAACATCGCATCGCGCCGCATCGACGTCGGCGACGAGATCACGCTCGGCGCCAAGGCGCAGGAAATGGCGCTGGTGCTGGAAGCGCAGGGTCTCGCCGAGCGCGACATCCCCGATTATGTCGTGCCCGACGGCGCCGCGAAGGTGACCTTCACCCGCGTCCCGACGCTGGACGAAGTGCCCTATCCGGTCCGCATGGAGCCGAACCTGGTCGTCGAGTTCTACTCGCGCTGA
- a CDS encoding RNA methyltransferase, producing MSAGPAIVLVRPQLGENIGKAARAMLNFGLTDLRLVAPRDGWPNPAAGPAASGADMVLEQARVFDTVAEAVGDCPFVYATTVRRRGLVVPVVSPEEAAREVRGNDGPSAILFGAERSGLETDEVAIAGKIVTVPINPQFGSLNLAQAVILIAYEWSKGRALAVPTRNDNLEPPAPHAHLEGLIEQLYESLARVDYFHPPDRTPATKNTIRTILTKARWSSREIQALRGIVRALTEGRRGSA from the coding sequence GTGAGCGCGGGCCCAGCCATCGTCCTCGTCCGTCCCCAGCTTGGCGAGAATATCGGCAAGGCGGCGCGGGCGATGCTCAATTTCGGGCTGACCGACCTCAGGCTCGTCGCGCCGCGCGACGGCTGGCCCAATCCGGCGGCGGGACCGGCGGCGTCGGGCGCGGACATGGTGCTCGAACAGGCGCGGGTCTTCGATACCGTCGCCGAGGCGGTCGGCGACTGCCCCTTCGTCTATGCGACCACCGTCCGCCGGCGCGGGCTCGTCGTCCCGGTCGTCTCCCCCGAGGAGGCGGCGCGCGAGGTCCGGGGGAATGACGGGCCGTCGGCCATCCTGTTCGGCGCCGAGCGCTCGGGGCTGGAGACCGACGAGGTCGCGATCGCCGGCAAGATCGTCACCGTCCCGATCAACCCGCAATTCGGATCGCTCAACCTTGCCCAGGCGGTGATCCTGATCGCCTATGAATGGTCCAAGGGACGGGCGCTGGCGGTGCCGACGCGGAACGACAATCTGGAGCCGCCGGCCCCGCACGCCCATCTCGAAGGGCTGATCGAGCAGCTCTACGAATCGCTGGCCAGGGTCGATTATTTCCACCCGCCCGATCGGACGCCGGCGACGAAGAACACGATCCGCACGATCCTGACCAAGGCGCGCTGGTCTTCACGCGAGATCCAGGCGCTGCGCGGCATCGTGCGTGCGCTCACCGAGGGCCGGCGCGGGTCGGCTTGA
- the nrdR gene encoding transcriptional regulator NrdR translates to MRCPFCAFDSSQVKDSRPTEDGSAIRRRRQCEDCGARFTTFERIQLRELTILKSDDRREPFERAKLERSIATACRKRPVPPERIERLASSIQRQIETSGESETSSAAIGEMVMEGLKALDPVAYIRFASVYKDFREAKDFEDFAGSVTEAGKE, encoded by the coding sequence TTGCGCTGCCCGTTCTGCGCCTTCGACAGCAGCCAGGTGAAGGACAGCCGTCCCACCGAGGACGGCTCGGCGATCCGTCGCCGCCGCCAGTGCGAGGATTGCGGCGCGCGCTTCACCACGTTCGAGCGGATCCAGCTTCGCGAGCTTACGATCCTCAAATCCGACGACCGGCGCGAGCCGTTCGAGCGCGCCAAGCTGGAGCGTTCGATCGCGACCGCCTGCCGCAAGCGCCCGGTGCCGCCGGAACGGATCGAGCGGCTCGCCTCCTCGATCCAGCGCCAGATCGAGACGAGCGGCGAGAGCGAGACCTCCTCCGCCGCGATCGGCGAGATGGTGATGGAGGGACTGAAGGCGCTCGATCCAGTCGCCTATATCCGCTTCGCCAGCGTCTATAAGGACTTCCGCGAAGCCAAGGATTTCGAGGATTTCGCCGGCTCCGTCACCGAAGCGGGCAAGGAGTGA
- the glyA gene encoding serine hydroxymethyltransferase, whose product MSSQPLSDVQPDGFFTTRLRDADGAVADAIAAELDRERHQIELIASENIVSRAVLEAQGSVLTNKYAEGYPGRRYYQGCAPSDAVETLAIERAKQLFGCGFANVQPHSGAQANGAVMLALTTPGDTIMGLSLDAGGHLTHGAKPAMSGKWFNAVQYGVRADDHLIDFDQVERLAKEHRPRLIITGGSAYPRHIDFARFRAIADEVGALFMVDMAHFAGLVAAGEHPSPFGHAHVVTTTTHKTLRGPRGGMVLTDDEGIAKKINSAVFPGLQGGPLMHVVAAKAVAFGEALEPGFKTYARAVIANAKALAARLKERGADLVAGGTDTHLALVDLRPLGITGKDADEALERAAITCNKNGVPFDPLPPIKTSGIRVGSPAGTTRGFGVAEFRDIADMIADVLDGLRANGHEGNGAVEAAVKARVRALCDRFPIYQDL is encoded by the coding sequence ATGAGCAGCCAGCCGCTCTCCGACGTCCAGCCCGACGGCTTCTTCACCACGCGGCTTCGCGATGCCGACGGCGCCGTCGCCGATGCCATCGCCGCCGAGCTGGACCGCGAACGCCATCAGATCGAGCTGATCGCGTCGGAGAATATCGTCAGCCGCGCCGTGCTCGAGGCACAGGGTTCGGTGCTCACCAACAAATATGCCGAGGGCTATCCGGGGCGCCGCTATTACCAGGGCTGCGCGCCCTCCGACGCGGTGGAGACGCTGGCGATCGAGCGGGCGAAGCAGCTGTTCGGATGCGGCTTCGCCAACGTCCAGCCGCATAGCGGCGCGCAGGCGAACGGGGCGGTGATGCTGGCGCTGACGACGCCGGGCGACACGATCATGGGATTGAGCCTCGACGCGGGCGGGCACCTGACCCACGGCGCCAAGCCAGCGATGTCGGGCAAGTGGTTCAACGCCGTCCAATATGGCGTGCGCGCCGACGATCACCTCATCGATTTCGACCAGGTCGAGCGGCTCGCCAAGGAACACCGGCCGCGGCTGATCATCACCGGCGGATCGGCCTATCCGCGCCATATCGATTTCGCCCGCTTCCGCGCGATCGCCGACGAGGTCGGCGCACTGTTCATGGTCGACATGGCGCATTTCGCGGGGCTGGTGGCGGCGGGCGAGCACCCCTCCCCCTTCGGCCACGCGCATGTCGTCACCACGACGACGCACAAGACGCTGCGCGGCCCGCGCGGGGGCATGGTGCTGACCGATGACGAGGGAATCGCGAAGAAGATCAACTCGGCGGTCTTCCCCGGGCTTCAGGGCGGGCCGCTGATGCATGTCGTCGCCGCCAAGGCAGTGGCGTTCGGCGAGGCGCTGGAGCCGGGGTTCAAGACCTATGCCCGCGCCGTCATCGCCAATGCCAAGGCGCTGGCGGCCCGATTGAAGGAGCGCGGCGCCGATCTGGTCGCCGGCGGCACCGACACGCATCTCGCCCTCGTCGACCTGCGCCCGCTCGGAATCACCGGCAAGGATGCCGACGAGGCGCTGGAGCGCGCGGCCATCACCTGCAACAAGAACGGCGTGCCCTTCGATCCGCTGCCCCCGATCAAGACCAGCGGCATCCGCGTCGGATCGCCCGCCGGCACGACGCGCGGCTTCGGCGTCGCCGAGTTCCGCGACATCGCCGACATGATCGCCGACGTGCTCGACGGCCTCAGGGCGAACGGGCACGAGGGCAATGGCGCGGTCGAGGCGGCGGTGAAGGCCCGGGTCCGCGCGCTTTGCGACCGCTTTCCCATCTACCAGGATCTGTAA
- the rpiB gene encoding ribose 5-phosphate isomerase B, whose amino-acid sequence MTQRLAIASDHAGFDMKTVLAEWLRDAGHDVVDLGPHSADRVDYPDYGYALAEALAEGRADMGIALCGSGIGISIAANRHPACRCALVSEPYSASLAREHNDANAIALGARLIGLDMAKACIESFLTAGFEGGRHAGRVAKLTHPRFVKEPA is encoded by the coding sequence ATGACCCAGCGTCTCGCCATCGCGTCCGATCACGCCGGCTTCGACATGAAGACGGTGCTCGCCGAATGGCTGCGCGACGCCGGCCACGACGTGGTCGACCTCGGCCCCCATTCCGCCGACCGGGTCGATTATCCCGATTACGGCTATGCGCTCGCCGAGGCGCTGGCCGAAGGGCGGGCCGACATGGGAATCGCGCTGTGCGGATCGGGCATCGGCATTTCGATCGCCGCCAACCGCCACCCCGCCTGCCGCTGCGCGCTCGTTTCCGAACCTTATTCCGCGAGCCTCGCGCGCGAGCATAACGACGCCAACGCGATCGCGCTCGGCGCGCGCCTGATCGGGCTCGACATGGCCAAGGCCTGCATCGAATCCTTCCTCACCGCCGGCTTCGAGGGCGGCCGCCATGCCGGGCGCGTCGCCAAGCTTACCCACCCCCGCTTCGTCAAGGAACCCGCATGA
- a CDS encoding LytTR family DNA-binding domain-containing protein, whose product MHNGAPDGSLAPMPPMLATTRPSPSGRDKPNFAKRVRAFAKRVPPGGSRIWLGSIAAIVVATIAGAFGTGALPFGTRLAFWTLLLGWNAAKWQAWIAATVSGHQDWPAAIGWGAIFLNLLLPIEVRAALWAVGQAGPVSHLSIWLSAVAISGALALPIFAAPGRWPRRRLRAAAPTRPAGPLARAGVDPAEIVAMEAEDHYCRIHRAGGGQLLIHGRFRDGLAELDGAPGARIHRSAWVAERGVVGARREGRQWRLVLVDGRALRISPRHLADVRSRGWLRPPG is encoded by the coding sequence TTGCACAACGGCGCACCGGATGGCAGCCTTGCACCCATGCCGCCGATGCTCGCCACGACCCGGCCATCGCCGTCCGGCCGCGACAAGCCGAATTTCGCGAAGCGCGTTCGCGCCTTCGCGAAACGCGTTCCGCCGGGCGGCTCGCGCATCTGGCTCGGGTCGATCGCCGCGATCGTCGTCGCCACCATCGCCGGCGCGTTCGGGACCGGGGCGCTTCCGTTCGGCACCCGCCTCGCTTTCTGGACGCTGCTGCTCGGCTGGAACGCCGCGAAATGGCAGGCGTGGATCGCCGCGACGGTGAGCGGACATCAGGACTGGCCGGCCGCCATCGGCTGGGGGGCGATCTTCCTCAATCTGCTGCTCCCGATCGAGGTCCGCGCCGCGCTTTGGGCGGTCGGCCAGGCCGGGCCGGTCTCGCATCTCTCCATCTGGCTGTCGGCAGTGGCGATCAGCGGCGCGCTGGCGCTGCCGATCTTCGCCGCGCCAGGGCGATGGCCGCGGCGACGGCTCCGCGCGGCCGCGCCAACGCGACCGGCCGGGCCGCTGGCGCGCGCGGGCGTCGATCCCGCCGAGATCGTCGCGATGGAGGCGGAGGATCATTATTGCCGGATCCATCGCGCCGGCGGCGGCCAGCTCCTCATCCACGGTCGTTTCCGCGACGGCCTCGCCGAGCTCGACGGGGCGCCGGGGGCGCGTATCCACCGCAGCGCCTGGGTCGCGGAACGCGGCGTCGTCGGGGCACGTCGCGAGGGACGGCAGTGGCGGCTCGTGCTGGTCGACGGCCGCGCGCTGCGGATCAGCCCGCGCCACCTGGCCGACGTGCGATCGCGCGGCTGGCTGCGTCCGCCGGGCTAG
- a CDS encoding DUF1579 domain-containing protein: protein MGYKFVLALALAAAAAPMAAAQAPDAAAIEAQRTAMARLSWMEGRWRGPAVTQTPSGEHRVTQTERMGPALDGTIRVIEGKGFADDGRVAFHAFGIVSYDVRQQAYSMRSYAQGRVGDFPIRLTDTGMVWEIPAGPMTIRYTATVANGTWHEVGDRIVPGQPPQRFFEMTLTRIGDSDWPEAGAATAP from the coding sequence ATGGGGTACAAGTTCGTCCTGGCATTGGCGCTCGCGGCGGCGGCCGCGCCGATGGCGGCGGCGCAGGCGCCCGACGCGGCGGCGATCGAGGCGCAGCGGACCGCGATGGCGCGCCTGTCCTGGATGGAGGGCCGCTGGCGGGGGCCCGCCGTCACGCAGACGCCCTCGGGCGAGCATCGCGTGACCCAGACGGAGCGGATGGGCCCGGCGCTCGACGGCACCATCCGGGTGATCGAGGGCAAGGGCTTCGCGGATGACGGCCGGGTCGCGTTCCACGCCTTCGGCATCGTCTCCTACGATGTCCGGCAACAGGCCTATTCGATGCGGTCCTACGCGCAGGGCCGGGTCGGAGACTTCCCGATCCGCCTGACCGACACCGGCATGGTCTGGGAAATCCCGGCCGGGCCGATGACGATCCGCTACACCGCCACGGTCGCCAACGGCACCTGGCACGAGGTCGGCGATCGGATCGTGCCCGGCCAGCCGCCGCAGCGTTTCTTCGAGATGACCCTGACCCGGATCGGCGACAGCGACTGGCCGGAGGCGGGCGCGGCGACGGCGCCCTGA